GGCACCTGCTCCATCACCAAAAAGGACACAGGTACTTCTATCGTTCCAATCAACAATTTTGTTGAAAATTTCGCCGCCGACGACAAGAATCGTATTGTATCGTCCAGATCGGATCATTCCATCAGCTAAATCCAATCCATAAACGAATCCGGCGCAGGCAGCGGAAAGATCCATTGCGGCGGCGTTCTTCGCACCGATACCTTTCTGAACATAGCACGCCGTTGAGGGAAAGAACCTATCGGGTGTAACGGTAGCCACGAGGATCATCTCAACATCAAGTGGATCAATGTGCGCGTTTTTGATAGCCCATCGTGCGGCATGTATACAGAGATCAGAGGTGGCTACAGCGTCTTCAGCGATACGCCTCTCAGCGATCCCTGTCCGTTGGCGAATCCATTCGTCGCTTGTATCGACCAATTTCTCAAGGTCAAAATTAGTGACAACCCGCTCAGGGAGATAGGATCCTGTCCCTGTGATGGTTGCATATCGAAGTCGCGTCATTTTTTAATTATTCCTTGCGGTTCAGTCAGGTGAATTAGGCAAATACCGTTAATTGACGTATATCTGAAGAAACACCCCACGGAATGCCACACGCGCAGTCCAGGAGCCAATAGATTAAAAACCTTTATCTATGCTTCATCCGCAGATTTTAACACC
This genomic window from Candidatus Poribacteria bacterium contains:
- a CDS encoding ketoacyl-ACP synthase III, whose product is MTRLRYATITGTGSYLPERVVTNFDLEKLVDTSDEWIRQRTGIAERRIAEDAVATSDLCIHAARWAIKNAHIDPLDVEMILVATVTPDRFFPSTACYVQKGIGAKNAAAMDLSAACAGFVYGLDLADGMIRSGRYNTILVVGGEIFNKIVDWNDRSTCVLFGDGAGAAVVQATDEPKGILASYIGSDGDYADIDLLGIPAGGSRMPITQEAIDQKLDKLQMNGREVFKLGVRLMPEAAQRVLRQANVSIEEVDLLIPHQANLRIIEAVGDRLGMPKEKVYINVDKYGNTSAATVIIALDEAIREGRAKPGDLLLFVTFGAGLTWGSTLLQL